The following is a genomic window from Burkholderia cepacia ATCC 25416.
ACGCCGCGATACGTGCCGACGTAGGTCACCGCGTTGTCGGAGCGGCCGTTCGGCACGTACGCGTCGAACGAACCGAGGCCGTAGATGTCGGGGCCGATGATGTCCGCGCCCTGCAGCGCGAGATAGGTCATCGTGTACTGGCGGCCGAACGCGAGCGTGCCGAAGCCGCCCTTCAGCCCGACGAACGCCTGCCGCCCGAACAGCCGGCCGCCCTGCCCGAGATCGCCGCCGCGCACGTTGAAGCCGCTTTCGAGCGTGAACACCGCCTGGTAGCCGCCGCCGAGATCCTCGGTGCCGCGCAGGCCCCAGCGCGACGGCAGCTCGCCCGTCACGCCCGGCATGCGCACCACGTGGTCGCCGGCCGCGTTCGCGTGCGACACGAACTCGACGCCCGTGTCGATGATCCCGTACAGCGTCACGCTCGACTGCGCGTGCGCGCCGGTCGCGGCCAGCGCGCATGCGCCGGCCGCCAGCAAGGCTTTGGTGTGCTTCATGGTGTTCGTCTCCAGACCTGTGTCGTAATCGCGCTCTACCGGCGCTCGTGGTTGAAATGGGAAGAAATCAGTCGTGCGCCTGCGGGCGCCGGATCAGCATCAGCGCAGCGACGGCGGCGACGAGCGTGACGGGAATGCTCGCGCCGATCACGACCGACGCGCTGCGGCCCATTGCGAGCAGTTCGGCGGCGGCGAGCGGCCCGACCACCGAGCCGAGGCGGCCGACGGCAACGGCGGAGCCGACGCCGGTACCGCGCATCGCGGTCGGGTAATAGATCGCGGCCAGCGCATACAGCACCGACTGGCCGCCGACGACGAACATCCCGGCCGCGAACGCGGCGGCGGACAGCCACAGGAGTCCGGGCGCGATCGCCAGCGCGGCAAGCGACAGCACGATCCCCGCGTACATGCCGCCGACCACGCGCGACGGACGCAAGCGGTCCATCGACATGCCGATGCCGAGCACGCCGAGGCCGCTGCCGATGTTGAAGAAGATCTGCACGATCCCGGCCTGGCTGCGCGCGAGCCCCTTCGCGGCCATCAGCGACGGCAGCCAGTTCAGCAGGAAATACAGCACGATCAGCGTGCAGAAGTAGCTGAGCCACAACGCCAGCGTCGTGCCGGTGCGCGAGCCGCCGAACAGCGTCTGTCCGACGCCGGGGCGCGCCGCGCCCGATGCGCTGACGTCGAGGAACGCACGCGATTCGGGCAGCAGTGCGAGCAGCAGCGGCGCGAGCAGCAGCGGGCCGACGCCCCCGACATAGAAAATGTGCCGCCATTCGGTGTCGCCTGCGAGCAGCACGCCGATCAGCGACGCGATCACGCCGCCGAACGGAATCCCGCAGTACATCACGGCCACCGCGCTGCTGCGCGAGCGTGCGTCGACCGCTTCCGACGACAAGGCAATGAGGTTCGGCATCGCGCCGCCGAGGCCGAGGCCGGTCAGCGCGCGAACGGCGACCAGCATCGCGAAGCTCGACACCTGCGCGGTCGCGATCGACAGCAGCCCGAACAGGCAGACCGACGCGATCAGCACGTGCTTGCGGCCGACCCGGTCGGCGAGCCAGCCGCCGAGCATCGCGCCCGGCAGCAGGCCGAACGTGCCCGCGCTGAACGCGAGCCCCATCTGTGAAACCGAGAGCCCGAATTCGTGGGCCATGCGCGGTGCCGCGACGCCGACCGACTGCAGGTCGAGCCCCTCGAGCAATGCGATCGCGAAACACAGGCCGAGCGTCGTCGCGACGGCCGGCCTTGCGGCAACGGAAGTGTCCATGTCGTCTCCTAACCGTGACTCGCGCGGCATACGCCGAACGCATGCGCGGTGTCCTTGCTTTATCGTGATCGGGTCTCGTCTATTTATCAGGTAACCTGATTAAGAACCCGAAAGAAAATCCCGTCGAGGGACGGGATGATTTAATAACAGGTAACCTGATATTTCAAGTGTCGCGAGCGCGGTGTTAACCCGCAACCCGTTCGCGACCCGCGCCATGCCGCGGCGTGGCCCGGCGCGGCCGGAGAAACCGGAACGAAAGACGCGGCGGCGTGCTCAGTCGCGCAGGTTGCGCACGAACAGCTCGAGCGTGCGGTGAACCTGCGCGACGTCGTCGGCGCTCACGTCGTCGCCGAGCATCCGGCGTTCGAGCGGCCGCAGCACCTGCTCGCATTCGCGCAGGATTGCCGAGCCCTCGTCGGTCAGGCGCAGCAGGATCACGCGGCCATGGCTGGGATCGGCCTCGCGCGTCACGAAACCGCGAGCGGCCATCGCAACCATCACTTCGTTCGCGGATTGCGGCGTGATGAACGAGCGCACCGCGAGTTGCGCATTGGACAGCGCGCCGCGCGCCTCGAGCACCGACAGCGCCGTGTACTGCGCAAGCGTCACACCGAGCGGCGCGAGCGCATCGCTCATCTGGCGGCGCAGCAGCCGGTCGAGATTGCCGATCAGGTAGGTAAGCCGCTGCTGCGAACGCATGCGCGGCCTGGCTTCGCTGGCGCGGGCCGTGCGTTTCGTGCCGGCCGGTTTGACGGGTGTCGAACTCATGAACGTGTCGGAAGGAGGATCGCGGGCCATCTTACCTCACGCGGTCCGTATATCAGGTCGTAATCAGCCCGTATATCGGCCCGTAATCGGCCCGCACGGCGGCTCGTGCCGGCCGGCGAGCCGCCCCGGGCCGTCTACGCCCGGCTCGGACGAACCTTATGCCGCGACGACCGGCAACGCCGCGCGGCAGCCCGCGTCCACCAGCACGAGCCGGTGTGCGAATGCCGCGAGCGGATAGTCGAAGAAGTAGGTGCCGACCGCCCGCTTGCCCGCACGGAACGAATCGTCTCCCGGCGCATCGCCGACGATGCGCAGCGTGCGCGCCCACGCGAACGCGAGCAGCAGCCAGCCGACCAGCGCGAGATAGTCGTCCGCGACCCGGTAGGGCAGATCCGGATCGTGCTCGCTCGCGCGGATCACGCCGGCCGTCACGCGCTCGAGCTCCGCGCACAGCGTGGCGACGCGCGCCCCGGCGTCCCTCGCCCGCTCGTCCGCTGCCGCCTGGACGCTCTGCGCGGCTTCCGCGCGAACCAGCTCGAGCAGCGCATGCAGCGCCTCGCCGCGATCCCCCAGCACCTTGCGCACCAGCAGATCGATCGCCTGGATCTCGTTGGTCCCTTCGTACAGCATCGACACGCGGCAATCGCGCACCGTCTGTTCGATCCCGTATTCGTGAACGTAGCCGTAGCCGCCGAATACCTGCAGCGCGTTCGACGCGGCCGCGAAGCCGTTCGCGGTGAAGAACGCCTTGGCGACCGGCGTGAGCAACGATGCCAGCCGCGACGCCGCGAGCCGTGCCGGCGGCTGCGGATCGTGCGCGGCGACGTCGAGCCAGTGCGCGATCCAGTAGCCGATCGCGCGCTCGCCTTCGACGATCGCCTGCGCATCGAGCAGGATGCGGCGGATCGCGGCGTGTTGCGCGATCGGCGCCGCCCTGCCCTGCACGCGCTCACGCGCATAGGCCGACGCGGCCTGCCAAGCGCTCTGCGCATGCCCGACACCCTGCATGGCGACCTGCAGGCGCGCCGCGTTCATCATCACGAACATCGATGCGAGCCCGCGATGCGGCTCGCCGACGAGCCAGCCCGCGGCCGCGTCGAAACGCATCGTGCAGGTCGGGCTCGCCTTCAGCCCCATCTTCTTCTCGATGCCGTCGCACCAGACGCCGTTGCGCACGCGGCCGCCCGGCGCGTCGAGCCACTTCGGCACGACGAACAGCGACAGCCCCTTCGTTCCCGCCGGCGCATCGGGCAGCCGCGCGAGCACGAGATGCACGATGTTGTCGGTCAGGTCGTGCTCGCCGCCGGTGATGAACAGCTTGCTGCCGCTGATCCGGTAGCCGTCGGCGGCCGGGTCCGGCACTGCCTGCGTGCGCAGCAGGCCGAGATCGCTGCCCGCCTGCGGCTCGGTGATGCACATCGTCGTCAGCCACTCGCCGCTCGCGATCTTCGGCAGCACGTCGCGCTTCAGGCGCTCGCCGCCGTGCGCGCGCAGGCACGCCACCGCGCCGTGCGTGAGCCCCGGCGACATCAGCCACGCATGGTTCGCCCCCGCGAGCATCTCCTGCAGCGCGACGTCGAGCAGATGCGGCAGCCCCTGGCCGCCGCAATCGGCGTCGAGCGCCAGCGTCGGCCAGCCGGCGTCGACGTAGTCGCGGTACGCATCGCGAAAGCCCGCCGGCATCGTCACGCCGGCACCGTCGAACCGGCAGCCCTCGAGATCGCCGGTCGAATCGAGCGGCGCGATGCGTTCGACCACGAAGCGGGCGGCTTCGTCGAGCACCTGCCCGGCGGTCGACAGGTCGAGCTCCGCCCAGTCGGGCACGCGGCGCCACAGCGCCGGCGCATCGAGCCATTCGCCGATCACGAACAGCATGTCGCGCAACGGCGCGCAATACGCGTTGCTCATCGCACGCACCTCATGCCCGGCGCGCCGTGCCGGCGACGATCACGCCGGCGTCGGCCGCGCCCGGTTCGTACATCGCGTCGACCACCGCCGCACGGTGCATGAGCACCGCACGCTGGTTGATCGAGCCCTTGTCGGTGACTTCGCCGAGATCGAGCGAAGGCGGCGTATCGAGCACGCACAGCCGCGTGACGAACGTCGCGCTGCCGGTCGCATCGCGGTTCAGGCGCTCGAGCAGGTCCGCGAAGAACGCCCGTACCGCGGGCGCCTGCAGGACGGTGCGCACGTCGGCATCCGGTGCCGCGCCGGCCAGGCGACGGCAATCGTCGACGCGCGGGAAGATCATCACGCCGACGTCGTCGCGGTTCATCCCCGTGACGACCGCGTCCTGCACGTACGGCGCGCCGTTCGACACGATCCGCGCGCGCATGGGCCCGACGCTCACGAAGGTGCCTGACGACAGCTTGAAATCCTCCGCGATGCGCCCGTCGAACATCAGGCCGATCTCCGGCCGCGCGGGATCGACGAAACGCACCGCATCGCCGCTGCGGTAGTAGCCCTCCTCGTCGAATACCTCGCGCGCGTCGTCGCCGCTCGCGCGCCAATAACCGGCCATCACGTTCGGCCCGCGAAAGCGCGCCTCGAGCTTGCCGTCGACCGGCACCAGCTTCGCGTCGCAGCCGGGCGCGGGCAGGCCGATGTAGCCGGCTCCCGACATCGGCCCGGTGGTGAACATGCACGATGGCGCGGCCTCGGTCATCCCGAGGCCCGCCATGATCCGGATGCGCTCGCCGCAGTGCGCGAGCGTCACGCGCTCGAGCCGGTCCCACGCGGCCTGCGACAGCCCGGCGCCCGCGAAGAAATACATCTTCACGCGCGAGAAGAAGGTTTCGCGCAGCGCGGCATCCGTTTCGAGCGCCGCGGTCAGCTCTTCCCAGCCCTTCGGCACGTTGAAATACACGGTGGGCGCGATCTCGCGCAGGTTGCGCAGCGTCTCGCCGAACTTGCCGGCGACCGGCTTGCCGTCGTCGATGTACAGCGTGCCGCCGTTGTACAGCGCGATGCCGACGTTATGGCTGCCGCCGAACGTGTGATTCCACGGCAGCCAGTCGACCAGCACCGGCGGCTCCAGGCCGAACTGCGGAAACGTCTCGAGCAGCATCTGCTGGTTGCTGCACAGCATCCGGTGCGTGGTCGGCACCGCCTTGGGCAGCCGTGTCGACCCAGACGTGAACAGGAATTTCGCGATCGTGTCGCCGGTGATCGCATCGTGCGCGGCATCGACGCTGCCCGGTGTCGTGTCGAGCAGCGACGAGAAACGCGTGACGCCATCCATCCCGTCGGGTGCCGACACGACCACGCGCTCGACATCAGGCGGCACCGACGCGTCGAGCGCGGCACGAAACGCCGCGCCGTCCGACGCGAAGACCAGCCCCGGCGTGAGCACGGCGAGCGCGTGGCGCAGCTTGCCGTAATCGCTCGACACGAGCGAATACGCGGGCGACAGCGGCGCATGCGGAATGCCGGCCCACATCGCGCCGAACGCGAGTTGCAGATGTTCGAGGTCGTTGCCCGACAGGATCGCGACGGGCCGCTCGGCCGACAGCCCGCGATCGAGCAGCGCCTGGCCGATCGCGCGGGCGCGCTCGAGCATCTGCGCATACGTGATGCCGATCCACGTACCGTCGGGCCCGCGCCGCGCGACCAGCCAGCGGTCCGGATGCGCGCGCGCGCCGCTCGCGAGCCGGTCGGTCAGCCGATGTGGGTAC
Proteins encoded in this region:
- a CDS encoding MarR family winged helix-turn-helix transcriptional regulator, which codes for MSSTPVKPAGTKRTARASEARPRMRSQQRLTYLIGNLDRLLRRQMSDALAPLGVTLAQYTALSVLEARGALSNAQLAVRSFITPQSANEVMVAMAARGFVTREADPSHGRVILLRLTDEGSAILRECEQVLRPLERRMLGDDVSADDVAQVHRTLELFVRNLRD
- a CDS encoding feruloyl-CoA synthase codes for the protein MDADPTQLRDAAAAQRVPAGYRPVAIGTAPPEIVQRDGCWTLRATTPLGAYPHRLTDRLASGARAHPDRWLVARRGPDGTWIGITYAQMLERARAIGQALLDRGLSAERPVAILSGNDLEHLQLAFGAMWAGIPHAPLSPAYSLVSSDYGKLRHALAVLTPGLVFASDGAAFRAALDASVPPDVERVVVSAPDGMDGVTRFSSLLDTTPGSVDAAHDAITGDTIAKFLFTSGSTRLPKAVPTTHRMLCSNQQMLLETFPQFGLEPPVLVDWLPWNHTFGGSHNVGIALYNGGTLYIDDGKPVAGKFGETLRNLREIAPTVYFNVPKGWEELTAALETDAALRETFFSRVKMYFFAGAGLSQAAWDRLERVTLAHCGERIRIMAGLGMTEAAPSCMFTTGPMSGAGYIGLPAPGCDAKLVPVDGKLEARFRGPNVMAGYWRASGDDAREVFDEEGYYRSGDAVRFVDPARPEIGLMFDGRIAEDFKLSSGTFVSVGPMRARIVSNGAPYVQDAVVTGMNRDDVGVMIFPRVDDCRRLAGAAPDADVRTVLQAPAVRAFFADLLERLNRDATGSATFVTRLCVLDTPPSLDLGEVTDKGSINQRAVLMHRAAVVDAMYEPGAADAGVIVAGTARRA
- the mhpT gene encoding 3-(3-hydroxy-phenyl)propionate transporter MhpT; translated protein: MDTSVAARPAVATTLGLCFAIALLEGLDLQSVGVAAPRMAHEFGLSVSQMGLAFSAGTFGLLPGAMLGGWLADRVGRKHVLIASVCLFGLLSIATAQVSSFAMLVAVRALTGLGLGGAMPNLIALSSEAVDARSRSSAVAVMYCGIPFGGVIASLIGVLLAGDTEWRHIFYVGGVGPLLLAPLLLALLPESRAFLDVSASGAARPGVGQTLFGGSRTGTTLALWLSYFCTLIVLYFLLNWLPSLMAAKGLARSQAGIVQIFFNIGSGLGVLGIGMSMDRLRPSRVVGGMYAGIVLSLAALAIAPGLLWLSAAAFAAGMFVVGGQSVLYALAAIYYPTAMRGTGVGSAVAVGRLGSVVGPLAAAELLAMGRSASVVIGASIPVTLVAAVAALMLIRRPQAHD
- a CDS encoding acyl-CoA dehydrogenase, with translation MSNAYCAPLRDMLFVIGEWLDAPALWRRVPDWAELDLSTAGQVLDEAARFVVERIAPLDSTGDLEGCRFDGAGVTMPAGFRDAYRDYVDAGWPTLALDADCGGQGLPHLLDVALQEMLAGANHAWLMSPGLTHGAVACLRAHGGERLKRDVLPKIASGEWLTTMCITEPQAGSDLGLLRTQAVPDPAADGYRISGSKLFITGGEHDLTDNIVHLVLARLPDAPAGTKGLSLFVVPKWLDAPGGRVRNGVWCDGIEKKMGLKASPTCTMRFDAAAGWLVGEPHRGLASMFVMMNAARLQVAMQGVGHAQSAWQAASAYARERVQGRAAPIAQHAAIRRILLDAQAIVEGERAIGYWIAHWLDVAAHDPQPPARLAASRLASLLTPVAKAFFTANGFAAASNALQVFGGYGYVHEYGIEQTVRDCRVSMLYEGTNEIQAIDLLVRKVLGDRGEALHALLELVRAEAAQSVQAAADERARDAGARVATLCAELERVTAGVIRASEHDPDLPYRVADDYLALVGWLLLAFAWARTLRIVGDAPGDDSFRAGKRAVGTYFFDYPLAAFAHRLVLVDAGCRAALPVVAA